AGGGAAAGAAAGGAATGTTGCAAGTGCTCTAAGCTAAGGTTAATTAAACATATGTGAAATCTCTTAACCACTTACCTAAAGTATCACTTAAATTCAGCTTCATTAAGCCTAGGTTACTCATTATCCTATAAGTGCTCCATAAAATGATAGCGAATACTATTAAAACACTAAGTAATAAATACGCTGAGACTAGTGTAACGAGAAATGCCCATAAAATTGATGTTAATAATATTAGTCGTGAGGATCATGCCAAGTCCTGCCTCATCATCAATAATTGCTTCGAGACATTACAAGGACTTTAACGCTAACTCATTAATACCCTTAATTAAGAATGGTTTAAGGCGAAACTTACTAAGTAGAGCCGGATTAAAGGCTGAGCCTACTTACATGGTAGCTACATGGACCTTACTGAGATTAGTATAGGATATGGTGGTGATGCATTATGAGGGGGCAGTACTTAGGGTTGACTCAGGCATTATTGATAATAGCACCTCTGACAATAGCTGTTAGAGCGTCCAATAACATGCTGATGACTACAATACCTCTATTAGCTAGGTATAACTTTCACTTCAGTAACACGCTCATTGGTCTGTTATCAGCATTAACAGCCTTAATGACATTCTTAAGCAGCGGCTTAGTTAATTCAAGGTTAAGGGCTCACAGTAGAAGGTTAATTTTCATAGTATCTTCAATAATATATGCAATGGTTTACCCATTATTCTGGTTATCAACACCATTAATTATATGGCCACTCTCAGCCATTGCTGGGTTTACCTTAGGTTTCCTAATGCCTAATATAATAACCTCAGCTAGCTTACTGCCCGATAGAAGAACTAGGGAAAGGTTACTGAACATTTATACATTATCACTCAGCATAAGCCTAATACTAGGCCCAGCTATTGAGTCATTTATACTAAAGTATTATAGTCTTAGGGAATCCTTCCTACTTCTCACAGCACTCCCAGTGCTTGCCTTAGTCATAACTCCACTTGTTAAGTTCCCTGAGGAAACCAGTGATTATTCGCCAATCACCTACAGTAACGTGCTATCTAACCCTGGATTTATAACCGCAGTTTTAAACATTGCAACATACAATGTGGTTTTCTCCTTCTTAATGGCCTTCGGAGGCATTTATGCTAGGGACTCCTTTGGAGTAAGCTACTCAATGGTTGAGATATTATTTTCACTGTTCTTTGTAGCCTCATTTTTAAGTAGGCTTTACTTATCCATAAAACCTGCTGAGAGACTTTGGCCCTTTATGGGTAATGCGGTGTTGTTGACCGTAATTGGTGTGGTAATGATAGGCTTCACTAATAATTACCTAGTATACACTGCAGCATTACTAGTACTTGGCATACCGCATGGCATTACTTACCCGTTATCAGTGGTTGCCATATCGAGGGCATTTAAACCACAGCATAGAAACACTGCTAATAGCCTATTCTTCTCCTTCATGATGCTCATAGGTATATTCACACCAATGGTAACAGGCTACATAGCGGATTTAATAGGTATAAGGAACACTTTCATAGTGCTTATATTACCCGTGATTACTGCGCTAGTGTTCTTAAGGAAGTACGTGAAGACTGTTGATAAGCCACCTGGGTAATTTGCAGGTGAACCTACTGTCTCTTGATTACAATGGTTAAGTATGAGCGGGGCTTAATGCTAATTCTTAATTCGCCATTAGTGAATTCACCAACCTTCTCAATAGGCTCCTCAAGTGGGTTAGCTATGTAGGCTACGTAACCGTTTAGGGTTTTTGACCTTATGGTTAACGATTTGGCTTCCCCATCAACCTCAAGCAGCCTTAGAACAATACCCTCACCTAAATCCCACTTCTTAACCGTAGTAACCACGACCTCAGGTGGATCTATCGCTAAGTCCCCATCAATGTACCTACCTACGTCTGGTGATGCGAAGAATCTGTAGGCTGAACTGGGTTTAATTCCCCTACCACTGGTTAACCTGTACGTGAATGTGAATTCACCGCCCTGGGCTGCCTTATAATTAGTATGCCAGTAATTATTCATTACATATGAGAAGACTAAGCCATTCTCAACACTTACCTTAGGTCTCCAAACGCCATCAAAGATGCTGCCAATGGTTATTAAGGGGGCTTCAGATGCGTATAGGGCTATGTCGAATTCCCCCTTAAGTAAGGCAATGTTATTGACCGTAAACCAGTTAACGCAACCTCCCTCAACGTATTCCCGTTCAGCATCAACGAACGCACCCGGCTCCTCAACAAGTACTCTTGGTTTCCTTAGATTAAAGGGGAAGGCGAAGTAAACCCCCTCCTTATCGTAGTTCTCAGCCTTATTAACAATATTTCTAATTATGATTTCCTTACGCCCCTTAACTAAAGTAACCTCCTTCCTGATCCTCGATAAGTAACCCTCAGTCTCCAGTACGAAGGTTAACGAATCGTCATTCTCGTAGGCATCAATTAACCTGCTTGAGTATTCCTTAATTATGGTGAAGACTGGTTTAGTCGGCTCACCCTCATATAGGTAGTTCAATATTGTTCTCTCCATGCTTGTGCCTCTACCGCCAAGTACGTAGATGTATTCATCGAATGAGTAATCACTTGAATCAATGAGATTAACACCAAGCTCCTTATCAATAATACTCACAATCTTACCATCCTTAATAATGACCTTGTAGTGGTTTGTTTCAAATGCCGCATCATTACCGTTAATGGGTCTCTTAACCATAGGCTTCCTGATCAGGGGCTTTGAAGACATTGGTGGTAGTGATACGTAGTTTCCCTCAATTAAGCCTTCAACACTGAATGGGTATGGGTTACTGACGTACTCACCCCTGGTTAATTCAATGACCTTGTTGAGGGCTTTCTCAGCGAAACCAGCCTTAATACGCCACTGCTCCAATACGCCTGGGTTAAATGGATCACTCACAGAGTTCCAGGCGCCCCAAGTGTGTTCATCAAAGTAGACGATGCTTCTCCAAACCTCATTCAAATCATCCTTAGGGTACTTAAACCCCTTCAGGTAATCCATTGCGTAGGCTGCTTCAGCAAAGTAGAGGAGCTTCTTGGCTAATCTAACCATGGCTAACTCCCTAGCCGTTGAGGCAGCGCCATCCTCCCAATAGGTTCCGAAACTACCCCTAACCTCATTCACCTTACTAGCCTTAGGCTCAATGGCCTTGAAGAACTCCTCAGTGGTGGCTATTATTAACTTGGGGTTATCCCACTTATCGTTAAATTCTCTAACTATGTCGAGGAACCTGTCGGATACAGGCCAA
The sequence above is a segment of the Caldivirga sp. genome. Coding sequences within it:
- a CDS encoding MFS transporter, whose amino-acid sequence is MRGQYLGLTQALLIIAPLTIAVRASNNMLMTTIPLLARYNFHFSNTLIGLLSALTALMTFLSSGLVNSRLRAHSRRLIFIVSSIIYAMVYPLFWLSTPLIIWPLSAIAGFTLGFLMPNIITSASLLPDRRTRERLLNIYTLSLSISLILGPAIESFILKYYSLRESFLLLTALPVLALVITPLVKFPEETSDYSPITYSNVLSNPGFITAVLNIATYNVVFSFLMAFGGIYARDSFGVSYSMVEILFSLFFVASFLSRLYLSIKPAERLWPFMGNAVLLTVIGVVMIGFTNNYLVYTAALLVLGIPHGITYPLSVVAISRAFKPQHRNTANSLFFSFMMLIGIFTPMVTGYIADLIGIRNTFIVLILPVITALVFLRKYVKTVDKPPG
- a CDS encoding glycosyl hydrolase-related protein translates to MSSLNVWVKPTSFITKDGLRGLLIYVRNSLPYSMRFSAGNGSFTANPGLSWFLVSIKPGESINVAFENGESFSFRPNFGEARRFRVYVAPTVHTDYGYTDLQPRVEELHRRNMDEVLKIASRGGKFVVEVTEQPFGRIMELLDANKKGLVGVQAFPLNILTGLCNHEELIRMLYGIRDLRAAGFRIEAAALNDIPSAIWALPSVLSQIGIKYYIQGSNPDRGPLHKLNTWLKSPFRWIGPDGNNVLAWFSGGYGGLIPGFHGYHQGWSAGLLTSLDRAEAGLAHFLTTIEERGYQYEDVLLYGMFIDNWPVSDRFLDIVREFNDKWDNPKLIIATTEEFFKAIEPKASKVNEVRGSFGTYWEDGAASTARELAMVRLAKKLLYFAEAAYAMDYLKGFKYPKDDLNEVWRSIVYFDEHTWGAWNSVSDPFNPGVLEQWRIKAGFAEKALNKVIELTRGEYVSNPYPFSVEGLIEGNYVSLPPMSSKPLIRKPMVKRPINGNDAAFETNHYKVIIKDGKIVSIIDKELGVNLIDSSDYSFDEYIYVLGGRGTSMERTILNYLYEGEPTKPVFTIIKEYSSRLIDAYENDDSLTFVLETEGYLSRIRKEVTLVKGRKEIIIRNIVNKAENYDKEGVYFAFPFNLRKPRVLVEEPGAFVDAEREYVEGGCVNWFTVNNIALLKGEFDIALYASEAPLITIGSIFDGVWRPKVSVENGLVFSYVMNNYWHTNYKAAQGGEFTFTYRLTSGRGIKPSSAYRFFASPDVGRYIDGDLAIDPPEVVVTTVKKWDLGEGIVLRLLEVDGEAKSLTIRSKTLNGYVAYIANPLEEPIEKVGEFTNGELRISIKPRSYLTIVIKRQ